A window of Phragmites australis chromosome 15, lpPhrAust1.1, whole genome shotgun sequence genomic DNA:
ctttgaggtgcaAAGGGTAAATCTCGACGCGACTTAGGCCGATGCCTTCGTGGTGTAGAGAGTGGCCCTCGACATGAtcaaggctgatgccttcgacgTGCGGAGGGTGGCCGCGATgtgaccgaggctgatgccttcgaggtgcagagGGTAGACCTCGACACGACCTAggatgatgcctttgaggtgcgGAGTATTTTGAATAGAGATATAACTTAAGGTTTGATGTTTACTGTTGCCAGTGAATAGCTAATTGCAGCAAAAGGTATGACTAGGTCGGACGGCTATTCTTTAGCACATGCCAGACTAAGACCCTTAGTACGTCATACAAGGGTCAATAGTGATGAACTTGGAAGAGGGCAATGGTGGGGCGTACCTTTCAcggatccccccccccctcctcagTGAAGGCTGCGGTGAGGCTCCATAGAGACAGTGCCATCTGGAGCCCTACAACGGTGTCCGGAGGGGGGCGACAGCTGGACAGAGTTGGAGCTAATATCGCTACAGAGGGGCGGTGATGGCCATCGGAGGCAGGGCTGTCCGAAGCCCCTCTACAGTGACTGCCCATTCTCCGTTGGTGAGTCTTCTGAATTTGGTCCGCCATAGTGGATATTTTGTGTGGTGGTGAGATGTTCTCTTTTTCAGGCGTAAGTACATGATGACGCAAAAAAATGGATGTATGCATCTTTTGGATGTAAAAAACCGTTGGTTAAACGATTTGTATGGAGCTTTGGCTATATCCTTCATAtcatcactctctctctctctctctctctctctctctctctctctctctctctctctctctctctcttcttttctttataTATGCACATGATGTTGTCCCTTAATTGAAACATTGATGAGGCTCCGGGTAAAACATCATATGCATCCTTGGTCCACGGCGGAAGCAATAGTGGTGGGATGTTAACATCATGAGGGTGAGGGGAATAGTCTACACGTAATACCTACGGAGTGCCTTCGTGTTCCAGGTGTTCTCAAGGGGCTCCCCCTCCGTGTCCGCCCATCGATAGGAGACTGGTTTGTTGGACTCGAGGATGAGGTAAGGGCCTTTCCATTTATTCTAAAGTTTTCCTGGAGCCAACGTGCGTCAGAGGACTAGGTCTCCAGGCTTAAAGGTTCACAGAGCAACCTTATTATTGTATGAATCCTTGGTTTCAGCGATGTAGTGGTCGAGGTTTCGTATAGCCTGGAGCCTCGTGTCCTCTGTGAGATCGAGGGATATTTCTCTTTCTTCAGTGGTCTCTGGTAGCTATACTCGAATTAAGCGTCCCTTCACTTCTATCGAAGTCATGGCTTCGTTGCTGAACAGCAGGCGGACTGGGGTAAACCCATTGGGGCGGGTGAccgtggtgcggagggaccacaacATCTTTGGGAGCTCTTTGACCCATAGGCCTTTTGCGAGGCTGGTGAAGCGCCAGTTTAGTCCtgagaggatgttgccgttggcGTGCTCGACTAGCTCGTTGGACTGTGGGTGACAAACCATGGCGAAGCACATCTTGATGCCGAGTTCGGCGCAGAACTCCTGGAAAGGGCCGGAGTCGAACTGCGTCCCGTTGTGGATGGTGAGTTGCCATGGGTCGCCAAAGCGGCATAtgacatttttctagaaaaatctCTAGATGTTCTTGGATGTAATCACTGTGAGGGGCTTGACCtcgatccatttggagaagCACTCCAAGGCTGCAATCGCATACCAGAGATTCCCCTTGGTGCGAGGTAACAGTCCGATCAAGTCCATTCCCCAATGTGCTAGGGGTCACATAGGAGCGATTGGCTACAATGGAGTCAAAAGCCGATGGCTTTGGCTCCCCATCCACTTGCACCCTTGGTAGGTGCGGATAAGTTCCTCCACATCATTCATGATCGTGGGACAGTATAGCCCCTGATGGAGTGTCTTGCCTACCAGGGTGCGGGGTGCGAGGTGGGTGGTACAGAGCCCCTCATGAATCTCACTTAGGAGAACAGCCCCTACTTCTTGTTTACACAACGGAAGAGGGTGGTGTAGACTCCAGCCTTGTAAAGGGCTTCGTCGATCAAGAGGTAGCCCCTGACGTGCTGTTGAACATGCCAAAGCTCGACGGGGTTGTCAGGCTCCTTTGTTCCCTTTAGGAAAGAAAGGAGGGAAACCCTCCTGTCCAGGAGTCCAATAGGTAGGACGATGGTGGCAATATCATTGGATGTACGGGCTACCGTCTTGTGGAGGACCTCGAAGAAGGTCCCCGAGGGGAGGACTTTACTTCCAACGATGGCCTTGGCCAAGGCATCGACCTCGTGGTTGTCTATGCGTGGTATGCTTCACACTGAGATGTTTTGGAAGGACCCTTCGGCTCTGCAGATGGCTTCATGGTAGTTCAGCAGGTATAGATGCTGGGCCTAGAAGCTCTTGTCGACGTGCCCAACAACATCTTGGAAGTTGGTTTTGACGATGAGTCTGGTGGCCCCTAAAGCTCGAGCCTTGCGGAGCCTGAAAAGGATGGCTTCATACTCGGCATTGTTGTTGATTGTCTTGAACTCCAAGTGGGTAGCGAAGACTGCTCACTAGCCAGTtagggagatgaggaccgcccCAGCCCCCACACCATTGGACATGTACGCTCCGTTTGTATATATTATCCATACATCTTGGAGTGGAGTCTCTGGGGGCCCTGCAGATGAGGAGGTTCATTAGGCTATGAAGTCTGTGAGGACCTGCGACTTGATGGTCGTATGGGTTATAAACTTCAATGCGAAAGGTGTTAGTTCCACAACCCACTTACCTATGCGTCCTATTACCTCCCTATAAAATCACTTTCTAAGAAGAATCACTccttataaaaaatttaaatcaaaaAAAGTTTTACTAAACAGACGCGAATGCACCCAATACAGATCATCGACGTTTCACCGTCAAGAGCAGTACTGCGAGTTGTCTCTAATCAATTCTAGCATTTGTCTGTACAGCGGTTCACATTCACACACAAGTACGAGATTGTCATGTTACACGTCACGGTCTGACAGCTACGGACGCAAGACACGTCTCGTCTCAACCGCCAGCTAATCGTCTAATCGTTCACATAGCTCGATCGATTCCATCAAAACATGTATGCATCATGATGGATCAAAACGTCGTTGCTAATGAAGTCAAatttagagagagaaagagacgtCGTCGCTAATCAGTCATCTGCCCTCCTGGATCGTGGTGATCGTGAGGTCGTTGGTGCTGAACGACGTGGTGCAGTGCGACCGTGTCGGCATTCCTGGCCCACCGTCATCGTCGCTGCTGCTGGTGACCCTGAGGGAGAAGTGCGGCGGACGCCCCGGGTCCGGGAGCGCCGCGGCGCCGTCGCTGGCGGACAGCATCGCCGTCACTTCCGCCATCGTCGGCCGGTCCATGGCACTGTCCTGCACGCACAGCAGCGCCACCTTGACGTACCGCATGATGCTCGCCACGTCGCCGCACTCGCCCAGCGTCGGGTCCACCAGCTCGAACGCCCTTCCTTCCCTCCACAGCTGCCACACCTGCTTCAATTCATCAAGCACACGGCACATCTGATAAGCCTACGTGCAGTCTTTGTCAGAGATGTTGTATGTTGCAGAGTTGCAATTGAGCAGTGCAAACTTACGTATCCCAGTAGATTGACGAAGTCGCCATAGTGGTGACGATGGCCGCTGTTCCTCTTGCCGCTGATGATCTCCAGCAGCAGCacgccgaagctgtacacgtcaGACTTAACCGAGAAGATGCCCTCCGAAGCGTACTCAGGAGCCATATAGCCACTTGAACCATCAAAGTGTCACAAGATAGAAACACCATTAGCGACGATGAACATTGATCTCTGGCATTACTTGCATAAACTGGACCTAACAGCTAGTGATGTGCATAACTGCATACAAATTAACGTTCAAGTTGTTACACTTACTAGGTGCCGACGACCCTGTTGGTGTTGGCTTCTGTCATGTTGGAGCCGAAGATCCTGGCCATGCCGAAGTCCGAGATCTTGGGGTTCAGATCCTTGTCCAGAAGGATGTTGCTGGCCTTCAAATCCCGGTGGATGATGCGCACCCGGGAGTGCTTGTGCAGGTAGAGCAGCCCCTGCGCGATGCCTTCGATTATGTGCAGCCGTTTCTGCCAGTCCAGCAAGGGACCCCGCTGCTGGTCTGCGAGCGAAAAACAACCCCAGGATCAGCCCAAAAAGTCCAAAGCACACGGATCACATGAAAAAGAGCGAGAGATATTAACATTAATAGTTTTTGGATTGGTTGTACCAAAGATGAAGCAGTTAAGGCTGCGGTTGGGCATGTACTCGTAGACGAgcagcttctcctcctcctggaCGCAGCAGCCGACGAGGCGCACCAGGTTGGTGTGCTGCAGCTTGGCGATCAGCTGGATCTCGTTCTTGAACTCCACGAGCCCCTGCCCGGAGTGCGCCGCCAGCCGCTTCACCGCGATCTCCGCGCCGTCCCCGAGCTTGCCCTGCAGGAATTCAGGCAGCAGAATCAGAGTCAGACGACAGCCGGTCTCGAGACTGCTCAGGTTAACCAAGCAGTCAACGTGAATGACTGAGAACGTCGCGTGCGTGCAGTGCGCTCGCCTTGTAGACTGGTCCGAACCCGCCTCTGCCGAGCCGGTTCTCGTCGGAGAAGCCACCAGTCGCAGCCGCCAGGTCGGCGAAGTCGTACAGCGTGAACTCCGAGCTGCTCTCCTCGATCTGCCACAGCTTCAGCGCTTCCTCTGTCGTGGAGCTGTTCCGGGAGTGTGCTTGCACTTGCAGCTTCGTCTTCCCTGGATTGGAGATTTCACGTTAGTTAAGCTAATTTTTTTATGGCTGAGAATgttgggagaaaaaaaaaaaagaggatttTCTTGTAGATTCGTGGTGTCCGTCGTCTTCGTACCGTCTCTTTTTCTTTGCGCTCTGGTTAGCAGGAGGCAGGCAACCAGCATGGCACAGAACACCGTGATTGATACGGCGAGAGCGACAATTAAGGCCTTTTTGTGGTTGCTTCCTACATCATTCAGAAGAAAATAAGCAGCAATACAGTCAATACTCAATACTATAATTGCAACACCTACTATTTGAGAGAAAATAAGCAACAATACTATAATTGCAACACGCACTAATTGAGAGGTTGCAAGTTAAGAACATGCTGCTATGTATGTTGTTGAGACAGCAAAGTAGTGATATGTTTGAAACTACAAAGTTGGAGAAACAAATTTCTGTGACGTAAGCAGTAGCCATTAGTGTGCTTTGCAGGTGGTACCAGCATGGAGAAAGAAAAGGTCGTCATTTTTTTCCCTTACCATTGTTGCTTCCAGCCGTTGGTGAAGACGTGCCGTCCCGCAGGCCGATCCTGACGTCCGGCGTGCCGTCGAAGAACTGGTACGCCTCGTACCGGAAGCTGCACCGGACGCCGAGGATGCGCCCGCCCTCGCGGCCGTCGTACCACTGCCGGTTCTGCTCCTGGACGCCCTGGAAGCAGTGCCAGCACTGCGACCGCGAGAGGTCCGGCGTGCACTGCACAAACCCGTACACCGTGGGCAGCTGTGGGTTGACGTACATGGCGCCGCTAGCGAACAGGCGCGTCGCAGAGGAGTTGTAGGCGCCGTACATGGCCATCTCCCCGAACAGCATGCCCACCAGCGACAGGAACAAGCTCCGGCTCGTCGCGTTCCGGGCGTCCCACCCGTAGTACGTCGATCCGTTCACGTCCATGGCGTTGATCACGGGGGAGTTATCGTCGGGCCGCGCTAGGAAGTCCCCGCCGGAGTACCGGGCCGTGCACAGGTCGTGGTAGAACGTGGCGTCCCTGTCCGCGCCGCAGAGCCGCCGCAGCCTCCGGAACGCGTCGCCGAGGCACGCCGAGCAGACCCTGGGGTCCGTGATGTCGCCGCGGCAGAGCGCAAGGCCGTAGACCGTGTCCGGTGCGGCTCCGATGGCCGCCGAGGCGAAGAGCGACGGGGAGGAGGATGCGTTGGTGGGAAGCGCCGCGACAAGGCGGTCCAGGTTGTCCCCGAACGCGCTGCCCGACGTGAAGTTGCCCGTGGTGCCATTGCACGAGTAGTCCGAGTACGCGGCGGCGCCGACGAAGAGCGGCAGCGGCGTAAATGATAGGAGCACTGGGAGGAGGCAGGGGAGGGCAACCATGTCTAGCTTTCGTTGCATTGTGAAAGCAAGACGAGACCGAGAGGATTGGACTTGTTTTCGATTGTTTTTCTTGCGTAAGTAGATAGTCCGTGCGCAAAGTCAAAGGCAAGGCCGGAGGAATGTGGTCGATCGACGACTAAGCGCATGGCAAAATAGAATTTTGTGCCGCGATATGTAACCAGGCAGCTGAGCTGGATGTTTTGGTTGCTCATCAGGTTGGTTGCTGTTTCATGTTGACAATTGGTTGTCCGGGCACATCGACGGGCAGAAAATGAAACTTCCCTTGCAACACCAGCTATGTAAGCACACTTGTACTTTCACAGTGGCCTGCCTTTGCAGCTTTTTATGACCGGTTGAAATGTTGAATGCTGCCGGACACGGTCTAGTTTCTGCTTGGCCGTTCGGTTCAAAGTTACTACTGAACTGTAGTCTGTAGATAAGGAGATCTACAAGGGCGATAAGATTACATATTAGAGATATTAGAGTATATGTATAGGATATATAAGGATCAAGTCGTTATGGTAGAATATGATTAgtttctattttatttatttgatatcTAAGTTATATGTACTCTGTATATTAGCCTCTCGAGGCTCAATGCAATATATCAATCATATTAATCAAACCTCATTTTTTTACGGTATCACGAGTTTAGGTTCTGATTATCAGCcacaaaccctagccaccaTCAGTTTACTCACTGTGCGCCCTCGGGGAGATCGATCTCCACCTGGGGCAGCGCCGCCCATACCTAGGGTTCGCACTGCTGATCGTGTTGATCGGCCGCCCTAGAGAGTCTTTTTCTGATCTCTTGATCGGATTTTTCTCTCGCCAGTCGTTTCTTGGTGTTTCTCGTTGGTTTTTCTGATCCAAGATTGATTTGTGTCACCTCTACCCGTCATCCTCACGCCTCTACTCAAATCGGCTTTTACTCCACCGGTATTGTTCACGGTGATACAATACTGCAGTCACTACAATGACACGAACTGTTCATTACTACTACAGTGCAACAAATCTGTTCCCGTCTGCCCTGCCTATCGACACGTGTGACACCCCAAATTTTCCATCAGGCCAGCCCACCTTTCCCTCACGTGCATCACGGGCTGAAGCCAGCCGAAGCCAGCCcggtctccctctctctctctctcgcagaCACGTTGGGCCCGCCTATCATCCTCGTCCTCATGCTATAATCATGTCACCCGAAACCGCCGACGCACGTTTCCCCTCCACGTCTCGGCTCTCACACCTATAAAGGCCACCTCGATCCCACCACACCCCTTTTCCCCCTCAATCCCACTACCTCCGAGCTGCTACCGCCATTGCCGCCCTAAAGTTCCACCGCCTGTTGACCACCGCGATTGAGCCCTCCCCGTCCCGTCTAAGGCCGCCATCGGATTTGCAGGAGCACAGGAACCTTCTCAGTCGCTCCTCGATGTCACTCCGTCACCGCAGGACATCCCTCACGGAGCTCCGATGAGCATTGCAGCTGCCAATCGTTGTTAGAGTTCGCAGTTGCGCCTCGAAGCCCGCTAACATTCTCTTTGGCATCGCATGACCTTTAGTAGGCTTTCATGACCCTTAGCTCCCTCTCCCTGCTACCAGAACCGCCTTCCCGTCGAGCTCTGATCATCAACGCCAGAACCGCCTTCTCGTCGAGCTTCGATCATCGTCGTTGGCTCCTCTACGTCGACGACCACCACTGAGATGCCTCTGATCACCGCAAAGCCCTCGGTGAGATTCCCTGTCGCCTTCTCATTCTTTTGCGCCTTTCCACATCATGTTTGGTGCCCTGTTGCGCGTGCGCGTGCATTGCTGGTAAAGTTTTGAGCCGCCGCTGGCCACCATCTCCCTCCCCAATCGCCCTGGCCGTCCGATCTGTAGCGTTCGGCCACGATTAGACCCGAGATGTACCCCTTTGTGAGCCAATAGGAAGCAGCCACATGTGCGCATAATCCCAGTTAGATGGTGTAGTCTCGTCAGCACCACGTGTCGACATGTGTCGACCGCATCAGCCACCCAAGCTGAGTCAACAGTCCCAGTCAGCGATGACGTCAGCATTAGGCAATAATCAGGGttttataattaaaattaatcTATTAATCTCTTTAATTAGATAACTTTGCATTTAGGTACCTAGACTTTTCCTGTTTACACAAAAATGCCCCTATTAGCTACTATTTTTACACTAAAGCCCTTAGAGTTTCCTATTTTTACTTTTGTATCGCTAGACTTATTATTTTATTACAAATTAGTTCCTAAACCTTCTGTTTTTACTAAATAGTCTTCCTAAACCTTCTGTTTTTACTAAATAgtctcttttcttttatagaaagACCTATGTAACTTCAAAcctttataaattttttgtcATAGCTCTGTTCTACCCGATTCTTGCCTCGCGCGATCGTAGCAACATGTACTTTCTgttagtaggctttttatagCGCATTGCTATTGTTTGGTGCACTGTTATTAGATATTTGTACTTGCTTATTTCCGGTCTTCGTGGATgcaataggagacgagcagttcgTGAACTTGCAGGACCAgacttttgaagagtttgagcaacccattgttgaaggcaagtatcctttGAGCATCCCCGCATCAGGAGGGGTCCACAACTTCAGAAACTTTTAG
This region includes:
- the LOC133892415 gene encoding putative cysteine-rich receptor-like protein kinase 20 produces the protein MQRKLDMVALPCLLPVLLSFTPLPLFVGAAAYSDYSCNGTTGNFTSGSAFGDNLDRLVAALPTNASSSPSLFASAAIGAAPDTVYGLALCRGDITDPRVCSACLGDAFRRLRRLCGADRDATFYHDLCTARYSGGDFLARPDDNSPVINAMDVNGSTYYGWDARNATSRSLFLSLVGMLFGEMAMYGAYNSSATRLFASGAMYVNPQLPTVYGFVQCTPDLSRSQCWHCFQGVQEQNRQWYDGREGGRILGVRCSFRYEAYQFFDGTPDVRIGLRDGTSSPTAGSNNGSNHKKALIVALAVSITVFCAMLVACLLLTRAQRKRDGKTKLQVQAHSRNSSTTEEALKLWQIEESSSEFTLYDFADLAAATGGFSDENRLGRGGFGPVYKGKLGDGAEIAVKRLAAHSGQGLVEFKNEIQLIAKLQHTNLVRLVGCCVQEEEKLLVYEYMPNRSLNCFIFDQQRGPLLDWQKRLHIIEGIAQGLLYLHKHSRVRIIHRDLKASNILLDKDLNPKISDFGMARIFGSNMTEANTNRVVGTYGYMAPEYASEGIFSVKSDVYSFGVLLLEIISGKRNSGHRHHYGDFVNLLGYVWQLWREGRAFELVDPTLGECGDVASIMRYVKVALLCVQDSAMDRPTMAEVTAMLSASDGAAALPDPGRPPHFSLRVTSSSDDDGGPGMPTRSHCTTSFSTNDLTITTIQEGR